The DNA region ACCCAATcccaaataattatatttattcgtaccaaataatgtaatttgaattcttactttattttcATCTTATTATAATTCTTTTCTCCCCTATTTCATTATTTCCAACCAAACTCACTGTAAGTATTcttacatgatatatatatatatatatatagtgacgGAGTTGCCCTGGGGGAAGCTGCCCCCACTGCCATAAATATACagccccaaaacgacgtcgttttggggctgtatatgaatatatatatatatatatatatatatatatatatatatatatatatatattcttattttgttgtttAGATCGCAGTTCTCTGGCTCTCTCGCTTGTCCGCCTCGTCGCATCCTCACCCGCCGCTGCTTCTCTGGATTGACGACTCTCGTCCCTGCCTACCGGAGATCGCCGTCCAGCTCGCCGCCTTACCGGTCACCGGCAACACCACTCAGCGGCAGCGCCTCTCGTCTTCTCTTACTTCTCAGGTTCACATTTTGCCCTAATTTATCTTCTTTAACTTTTGCCCTAAATCCTAATtactctaattttattttaatcttcTTAAGCTACGGTTTATTGAATTATTCTATTTCTCTAACATAATACATGAATTTGTTTATCAGTTTATGATTTATGGATtataatttattgatttatgaATGTTAATGTGAGTTGTGAGTTTGCGACTCCTGTAACTATGAGCAGTGAGCCAGTGAGCAGATTGGCAAAAATGCAGAAATAATTGGTTTTAGACATTTGTTAGAATTATTGGTAAATGGTATTGGTTTTAGACATTTAGCTTGTGATTTTGTGAACTTAGCTTTTAATTTATCCAATTTGTGGCATTGTAAATCAGTGAATATGTGAATGTTAGAATTCAGAATGTGAATTTGTTTAGTTTATGATATGATAGTGTTTTATTGGTTCAGTTAtggaaaaaattttcaaaaaaaaaaagaaatcaactTTTGAATTTAGTTTACCTTTGCTTCTTCGTCACCCCCTTCAAAAGAAATCATAGCTCCGTCacaccccccacccccctcaAAAGAAATCCTAGCTCTGTtatacccccccccccacacacacacacacatatatataagataGAGGTTGTAGTAATATTTGTCATtatttttagtcattgattTCTGAGTAATGTAGTGTTTTCAATCATTCTGTTaatagttatattaaatttaatgctactttttaaaaacaatagttgttttttttttaaataaaaaacaatagttGTTAGTTAGgctaataataaaatttcacattgcatttctttttttttttcccctcatATAATGTGCCGTTGAGTTACAATATTTATGCTTTTATAATATTATCGGGTCAAAATATAAGGGTCCGATGGATCTCGCCTTTAGgcaacaaatataattaaagaatataagtgTGTTACCTGCATGAACAGTTTAATTAATCACAAGAGTTAAGTTTGAgaaaaaataccaagaattgaGTCTTATCAACTGTAGTCCTCCTAAATTCCTCAGAGATGCTTTCTCGGGTCATGGGAAAGAAAGAATATGTCTGTGTTGAGGGGTAAGACATTAAAAAATTGACCAAGTAACTTATGCTCAAATGACATATAATaactctctcatatgggagtTTATAAGATTGAGTCTAGTAGAGACAATATTTTGACTATTTGTGTTTCAACATCTtggagtcaatagtactaaggAGTATTAAAAAAGTGGACACTTAATTTTGCATGCTTTCAAAAGAATGAATATTATAATGGCGGTTGTTGCATCGAGGCTAGCGAGGCAACTTCGTGGTTGCTGCCGCGGCAACTAAAACGTGCCGGAACAAGTCAAAagataagaaatttaaaaaaaaaggtcattCCTGGGCCCCACACCCCCAACTTATTGCATGCAATTTTCAACAATCAAACCAAAGCCCGGCAGCTGGCCACACCTCATCGCCCAAATATATTCCCTCCATCTATCCGCCATTTCTGCAACCTCACCTAGCTCCCACTTTTACTTTTCGCAGCATCCCAACAATACCTCCGATCAGCTTCCTCGTACCTCGTAATCATGTCCGCACCGGCACCGGAGAAGAAGTCCAACTTCGTCCGCACTTGCAACCTCTTGGGCCAGTATCTCCACGGCAAAGTTAGCCTCAGAGATCTCAGCCTTGGAATCGGTACATACAATCTCCATCTCTTTCGATCttttcttgtgtttttttttccttgtacaACGTTGTATTGTATGATCGATGTAGTGTAGAAGTAATTCAAGGTTTGTGCTTTTTCAGGAAAACCCGATGAGTCTCGTGATACTGCGACAATGGATTTTCTGGGCAATCTGGGAAAATCAACCCAGGAGGGAGAGGCGCCCTGCAAAACTGCCCAGTTGACTATATTTTACTCCGGCAAACTCGTGGTGTTTGATGATTTTCCGGCGGACAAAGCCAGGGCGGTTATGTTATTGGCTAGCAGGGGAAGCCCTCAGAGCAGTTGCGCCGTCTTTCCGGCCGCCACCGACGATAACATCAACCGCActaccgccgccgccgccgatcCTCCACCGCTTCCATTGCAGCACGCCGAAACTAATGCCTCTGGTAATCCATCATTCTCTTGTCTTTACCTCAAAATCagcaaataatatataaacataaatgtgcaatccaactattgagatggaacacatgctttcAGTATAGAAGGATGGGTTTTGATATATAAAGTTTTCTGTTACAGATTTGCCCATCGCTAGAAGATCATCGCTTCATCGATTCCTGGAGAAGAGGAAGGACAGGTAATTAATTAACCACATATCTTCATCAATTTTACCTTTGACgacaaatgtttaagattttcAATGTTCGTTAGTTAAGATCAAtagttaattttgtttgtttgatgtgATTTATACAGGGCAATTGCAAGAGCACCATACCAAGTCCATAACCACCACTCTGCCATGCCTTCATCCTCCAAGAAtcacccttcttcttcttccaacaATGGCGATGAGGATCATTCATCTTCCAATTCTGGGAATGAGCTGCTAGATCTCAACTTcaagttataattatattattaatcacCTGAACTGTTCTTCTAGCGGTTGAATATAGAATATGTAGTTAATAGTTTTAGCTGCATGTGACTTCCTATTAAACTTGACTTTGGCCTTCTCAAAGCCACCTAACAAAGCCTCATTTCTTTGACTGTGTTTTAGTTCATcattcaacaatt from Ipomoea triloba cultivar NCNSP0323 chromosome 6, ASM357664v1 includes:
- the LOC116021910 gene encoding protein TIFY 10b-like, with translation MSAPAPEKKSNFVRTCNLLGQYLHGKVSLRDLSLGIGKPDESRDTATMDFLGNLGKSTQEGEAPCKTAQLTIFYSGKLVVFDDFPADKARAVMLLASRGSPQSSCAVFPAATDDNINRTTAAAADPPPLPLQHAETNASDLPIARRSSLHRFLEKRKDRAIARAPYQVHNHHSAMPSSSKNHPSSSSNNGDEDHSSSNSGNELLDLNFKL